Part of the Enterobacter pseudoroggenkampii genome, CGGTCTGCTGACCAACCCTAAAGGGAAGCTGATCGTCAAAGGTGAAGCGACGGCCGATGCGGCGAAAGGCGCTGCGGTGCTGAGCCTGGGCGATGCGATTACCGCGTATAAAGCCTACGTCACCAAAGAGACGGCGGAGCTGGCGACGGCAACCAAAGCCTTTACCGATGCGGTGAAGGCCGGGGATATCGAAAAAGCGAAATCCCTCTATGCGCCAACCCGTCAGCATTACGAGCGCATCGAGCCGATCGCCGAGCTGTTCTCTGACCTTGATGGCAGCATTGACGCCCGCGAAGATGATTTCGAGCAGAAAGCGGCCGATCCGAAATTCACCGGTTTCCACCGTCTGGAGAAAGCCCTGTTTGGCGATAATTCTGCCAAAGGGATGGAGAAGTATGCCGACCAGCTGAACAGCGACGTGCTGGAGCTGCAAAAGCGCATCAGCGAGCTGGCCTTCCCGCCATCAAAAGTGGTGGGCGGTGCGGCCGGGCTGATTGAAGAAGTGGCCGCGAGCAAAATCAGCGGCGAAGAAGATCGCTACAGCCATACCGACCTGTGGGACTTCCAGGCTAACGTCGACGGCGCGCAGAAAATTGTTAACCTGCTGCGTCCTCAGCTGCAGAAAGAGAACGGCGAGCTGCTGGCCAAAGTGGATGCCAACTTCAAAAAGGTCGACACCATTCTGGCGAAGTACCGCACCAAAGACGGGTTTGAGACCTACGACAAGCTGACCGATGCCGACCGCAACGCGCTGAAAGGTCCGATCACCGCCCTGGCGGAAGATCTCTCTCTGCTGCGTGGCGTACTGGGTCTGGACTAAGCACGATGAATAAGCATAGCGAGAACGACGTGGTTGAGCCTTCACGTCGTCGGTTGTTAAAGGGAGTAGGGGCGCTGGGGGGCGCGCTTGCTCTGGCCGGTGGTTGTCCGGTGGCGCATGCGGCGAAACCGCAAAGCGCACCCGGCACGCTGTCACCCAATGCCCGCATGGAGACGCAGCCGTTTTATGGCGAGCATCAGTCGGGTATCCTGACGCCGCAGCAGGCGTCTATGATGCTGGTGGCCTTTGATTCGCTGGCCAGCGATAAAGCCGATC contains:
- the efeO gene encoding iron uptake system protein EfeO; translated protein: MAIQFRRSALCAGIAALFASAFSAWGADVPQVKVTVNDKQCEPMTLTVNSGKTQFIIQNHSQKALEWEILKGVLVVEERENIAPGFSQKMTANLQPGEYEMTCGLLTNPKGKLIVKGEATADAAKGAAVLSLGDAITAYKAYVTKETAELATATKAFTDAVKAGDIEKAKSLYAPTRQHYERIEPIAELFSDLDGSIDAREDDFEQKAADPKFTGFHRLEKALFGDNSAKGMEKYADQLNSDVLELQKRISELAFPPSKVVGGAAGLIEEVAASKISGEEDRYSHTDLWDFQANVDGAQKIVNLLRPQLQKENGELLAKVDANFKKVDTILAKYRTKDGFETYDKLTDADRNALKGPITALAEDLSLLRGVLGLD